In uncultured Bacteroides sp., the following proteins share a genomic window:
- a CDS encoding pectinesterase family protein gives MRNKLILLLISFFIFSAFKTDRVITVFMIGDSTMANKSLDGGNPERGWGHVLAGFFTEDVRVDNHAMNGRSSKSFIDEGRWEKVISQVKKGDYVFIQFGHNDEKTDSTRHTDPGTTFDANLRRFVNETRAKGGIPVLFNSIVRRNFIRPQDKDMNNDARKVPGEESIPAEGKTLFDTHGAYLDSPRRVAKELGVAFVDMNKITHDLVENLGPVESKKLYMWIPANKFAAAPKGREDNTHLNIYGARVIAGLTVDAIAKEVPELAKYVRHYDYVVAQDGSGDFFTVQEAINAVPDFRKEARTTILIRKGVYKEKLIIPASKINVSLIGQEGAVISYDDYASKKNVFGENKSTSGSSSCYIYAPDFYAENITFENTSGPVGQAVAVFTDEDRIMFSKCRFLGFQDTLYTYGKESRQYYEDCYIEGTVDFIFGWSTAVFNRCTIHSKGNGYVTAPSTDQGKPYGYVFYDCKLTADEGVNNVCLARPWRPYAQAVYIRCELGKHIIPEGWNNWGKKEAEKNSFFAEYKSKGEGANVAARATYSHQLKDLKSYDMEKVLAGNDNWNPVKNGPDKLITKTR, from the coding sequence ATGAGAAATAAACTAATCCTTTTACTGATTTCTTTTTTTATATTCTCTGCCTTCAAGACAGATCGTGTGATAACTGTATTTATGATTGGTGACTCTACCATGGCAAATAAATCGCTTGATGGTGGAAATCCGGAAAGAGGCTGGGGGCATGTGCTTGCCGGATTCTTTACGGAGGATGTTCGGGTTGATAATCATGCGATGAATGGACGTAGTTCAAAAAGTTTTATTGACGAAGGACGTTGGGAAAAGGTAATCAGTCAGGTGAAGAAAGGTGATTATGTTTTTATCCAGTTTGGACATAATGATGAAAAGACTGATTCTACCCGTCATACAGATCCGGGCACAACTTTTGATGCCAATCTCCGCAGATTTGTAAATGAAACCCGTGCCAAAGGTGGAATACCGGTTCTTTTCAATTCCATCGTTCGCAGAAATTTTATCCGTCCGCAGGATAAAGACATGAATAATGATGCTCGTAAGGTTCCTGGAGAGGAATCTATTCCGGCAGAAGGAAAGACTCTTTTCGATACACACGGAGCTTATCTTGATTCTCCGCGCAGAGTAGCTAAGGAATTAGGGGTTGCGTTTGTAGATATGAATAAGATTACGCATGACTTGGTTGAAAACCTTGGTCCGGTTGAGTCTAAGAAACTTTATATGTGGATTCCTGCTAATAAATTCGCAGCAGCACCAAAAGGACGTGAGGACAATACTCACCTGAATATATACGGTGCTCGCGTAATTGCCGGACTCACAGTTGACGCCATTGCTAAAGAGGTGCCAGAACTGGCTAAGTACGTACGCCATTATGACTATGTAGTTGCTCAGGATGGCAGCGGAGATTTCTTCACTGTTCAGGAAGCTATTAATGCCGTTCCTGATTTCCGCAAAGAAGCCCGCACTACTATTTTAATCCGTAAAGGTGTTTATAAAGAAAAGCTGATTATTCCTGCTTCAAAGATTAATGTTTCTCTAATTGGTCAAGAAGGAGCAGTGATCTCTTATGACGATTATGCTTCGAAGAAGAATGTGTTTGGAGAGAATAAATCAACCTCAGGTTCATCAAGCTGTTACATTTATGCTCCCGATTTCTATGCTGAAAACATAACCTTCGAGAATACTTCAGGTCCAGTAGGGCAGGCGGTTGCTGTTTTTACAGATGAAGACAGGATTATGTTCAGCAAGTGTCGCTTCCTCGGATTCCAGGATACACTTTACACTTATGGAAAAGAGAGCCGTCAGTATTATGAAGATTGCTACATTGAAGGTACAGTCGATTTTATCTTCGGATGGTCAACTGCCGTTTTCAACCGTTGCACTATTCACAGCAAGGGTAATGGATACGTCACTGCGCCTTCTACCGATCAGGGTAAACCTTACGGATATGTATTCTATGACTGTAAGCTCACTGCCGATGAAGGAGTAAATAATGTATGTCTTGCCCGTCCATGGAGACCTTATGCACAAGCTGTATACATCCGCTGTGAATTAGGTAAACACATTATTCCTGAGGGATGGAACAATTGGGGAAAGAAAGAAGCCGAAAAGAATAGTTTCTTTGCTGAATACAAGAGTAAAGGAGAAGGAGCGAATGTTGCTGCACGTGCTACTTACTCTCATCAGTTGAAAGATCTCAAGAGTTATGATATGGAAAAAGTGCTTGCCGGAAATGATAACTGGAATCCGGTAAAAAACGGACCGGATAAGTTGATAACTAAAACCAGATAA
- a CDS encoding pectinesterase family protein, protein MILFCTTAQAQVQDTIVVARDGSGKYRNIQEAVESVRAFMDYTVTIYIKKGVYKEKVVIPSWIKNVEFVGEDAENTVITYDDHANINKMGTFRTYTVKVEASNITFKNLTIENNAERLGQAVALHTEGDQLKFINCRFLGNQDTIYTGAEGTRLLFLNCYIEGTTDFIFGPSTALFDHCTIYSKSDSYVTAASTPQSVKFGYVFKNCKLTAAPNVTKVYLGRPWRPYAATVFMNCELGKHILPLGWHNWSKTDNEKTARYAEYMNTGEGASTKERAAWSKQLTKKEAAEYSVENMFKTTSNWDPYK, encoded by the coding sequence ATGATTTTATTTTGTACCACTGCTCAGGCTCAGGTGCAGGATACAATTGTTGTTGCCCGTGATGGGAGCGGTAAATACCGTAATATTCAGGAGGCTGTAGAAAGTGTACGTGCTTTCATGGATTATACAGTAACAATTTATATTAAGAAGGGCGTGTATAAAGAAAAAGTTGTGATCCCTTCCTGGATTAAGAATGTGGAGTTTGTAGGTGAAGATGCCGAGAATACTGTGATTACTTATGATGATCATGCTAATATCAATAAAATGGGAACGTTCCGTACTTATACAGTGAAGGTTGAGGCTAGTAATATTACATTTAAGAATCTGACAATTGAAAATAATGCGGAACGACTGGGACAAGCTGTGGCTCTTCATACAGAAGGTGACCAACTGAAGTTTATCAATTGTCGTTTCCTTGGCAATCAGGATACAATATATACCGGAGCCGAAGGTACTCGTCTTTTATTCCTGAATTGTTATATTGAAGGTACAACAGATTTTATATTTGGCCCTTCAACTGCATTGTTTGATCATTGTACTATTTACAGTAAAAGTGATTCTTATGTTACAGCAGCATCTACTCCACAGAGTGTGAAGTTTGGTTATGTGTTTAAGAATTGCAAACTTACTGCTGCTCCTAATGTGACAAAGGTATATCTGGGACGTCCCTGGAGACCTTATGCTGCTACTGTTTTTATGAATTGCGAGTTGGGCAAACACATTCTTCCGTTAGGCTGGCACAATTGGAGTAAGACTGATAATGAAAAAACAGCACGTTATGCTGAATACATGAATACCGGCGAAGGTGCTTCTACTAAAGAACGTGCAGCATGGAGCAAGCAATTAACAAAGAAAGAAGCGGCTGAGTATTCAGTGGAAAATATGTTTAAGACAACTAGTAACTGGGACCCTTATAAATAA
- a CDS encoding glycoside hydrolase family 88 protein — protein sequence MFAQDKVMKTLPWSARMAESEMIRCPQAWKLDFQPTLKWDYCHGLELGAILDVYDAYGDKKFFDYALSYADTMTHEDGSIETYKPTELSLDRINTGKFYFRIYEQTKNEKYKKALDLLRSQLDSQPRTSEGGFWHKKVYPHQMWLDGIYMGSPFYAEYAYRNNRPQDYADVIKQFVVIARHTYDPANGLYRHAWDESCEQKWADKKTGQSAHCWGRAMGWYAMALVDALDFIPKHEAGRDSMLNILNNVAAQIKNYQDKKTGLWYQVIDKSGDKGNYLESSCSTMFVYTLFKAIRMGYIDKSYLQVAEKGYKGILRDFIEVDKQGLVSITRACAVAGLGGNPYRSGDYDYYINEKIRANDPKAVGPFILASLEWERLHK from the coding sequence ATGTTTGCTCAGGATAAAGTAATGAAAACTCTACCTTGGTCAGCCCGAATGGCTGAATCAGAAATGATTCGTTGTCCTCAGGCCTGGAAGCTTGATTTTCAGCCAACCTTAAAATGGGACTATTGTCATGGTCTTGAATTAGGTGCAATATTAGATGTGTATGATGCTTACGGCGATAAAAAGTTCTTTGACTATGCTTTATCATATGCAGATACTATGACTCATGAAGATGGCAGTATTGAAACATATAAACCTACCGAGCTTAGTCTTGACCGCATAAATACAGGAAAGTTCTACTTCCGTATATACGAACAGACTAAAAATGAAAAATATAAAAAAGCACTTGATCTTTTAAGAAGCCAACTTGATAGTCAGCCGCGTACATCAGAGGGAGGTTTCTGGCATAAGAAAGTTTATCCTCATCAAATGTGGCTGGATGGAATTTATATGGGATCTCCATTTTATGCGGAATATGCATACCGAAATAATCGCCCGCAGGACTATGCTGATGTGATTAAACAATTTGTTGTAATTGCCCGTCATACTTATGATCCAGCTAACGGACTTTATCGTCATGCATGGGATGAAAGTTGTGAACAGAAATGGGCCGACAAGAAGACTGGACAGAGTGCTCATTGTTGGGGAAGAGCAATGGGATGGTATGCTATGGCATTGGTCGATGCTCTTGATTTTATTCCAAAACATGAAGCCGGACGGGATTCTATGCTAAACATCCTGAACAATGTGGCTGCTCAGATTAAAAACTATCAGGACAAGAAAACGGGTCTTTGGTATCAGGTGATTGACAAAAGCGGAGACAAGGGTAATTATCTGGAATCTTCCTGCTCTACAATGTTTGTATATACTTTGTTCAAGGCAATCCGTATGGGATATATAGATAAATCTTATCTGCAAGTGGCAGAAAAAGGTTACAAAGGAATCCTCCGTGATTTTATAGAGGTTGATAAGCAAGGACTCGTTTCAATAACAAGAGCTTGCGCCGTAGCTGGATTGGGTGGCAATCCTTACCGTTCGGGAGACTATGATTATTATATTAATGAGAAAATCCGTGCCAATGACCCAAAAGCTGTAGGTCCGTTTATTCTGGCTAGTCTTGAATGGGAAAGACTTCATAAATAA